In Candidatus Woesebacteria bacterium, one DNA window encodes the following:
- a CDS encoding SSU rRNA (adenine(1518)-N(6)/adenine(1519)-N(6))-dimethyltransferase, giving the protein MDIQEELKKYNIIPDPLKDQFFLKDKKIVDEIVRFADLSKDDIVLEIGAGTGFLTKELAKRAGKVIVFEIDRKFRPFLEELPRNVKVYYEDAWNYVQLHGKYKKRKEYNKVISNLPYSFIEPFFHNLTFLEYDKVILLVPLKFLKKIKENGVFASFFKAKVLLEVPKEKFYPVPRNNSVVVDLLKLDDPVKTKNLGLFLRQYMYQHEGQLVKNSLMEGIIKYKRLVYSKKVTKNEARRIIQEKKIDKDLLESHPKSPKIYKIVEERFAA; this is encoded by the coding sequence ATGGATATTCAAGAAGAATTGAAAAAATATAACATAATCCCCGATCCTCTAAAAGACCAGTTTTTCTTAAAGGATAAAAAAATAGTTGATGAGATTGTAAGATTTGCGGATTTGAGTAAAGATGATATTGTTCTTGAAATTGGGGCAGGAACAGGATTTCTTACAAAAGAGCTTGCCAAAAGAGCCGGAAAAGTAATTGTTTTTGAGATTGATAGAAAATTTAGGCCTTTTTTAGAGGAACTTCCAAGGAATGTGAAAGTCTATTATGAAGATGCTTGGAATTATGTGCAGCTTCATGGTAAGTACAAGAAGAGAAAAGAATATAACAAGGTAATATCCAACCTTCCATATTCATTCATCGAGCCGTTTTTCCACAATTTGACTTTCCTTGAATATGATAAAGTTATTCTTCTTGTCCCGCTTAAGTTTCTAAAAAAGATTAAGGAGAATGGAGTTTTTGCTTCTTTTTTCAAAGCCAAAGTTTTGCTTGAGGTGCCAAAAGAGAAGTTTTACCCAGTGCCAAGAAATAATTCGGTGGTTGTAGATCTATTGAAACTTGACGATCCTGTTAAGACTAAAAATTTGGGATTGTTTTTGCGCCAGTATATGTATCAGCACGAAGGGCAGTTAGTCAAGAATTCTTTGATGGAGGGGATAATCAAATATAAAAGACTAGTTTATTCAAAGAAAGTGACGAAAAACGAAGCAAGAAGGATTATTCAAGAAAAGAAAATTGACAAAGATTTACTTGAGAGTCATCCTAAAAGCCCTAAAATTTACAAGATTGTTGAGGAAAGATTTGCTGCCTAA
- a CDS encoding DNA recombination protein RmuC — protein MENNILLLLILAGFLFLAFLINKKLSEVADKSKPSDELLEYLRTTNRRLDEQTKHFSQTLGESTKVLNERLDNAARVIASVQRNIGEMSEIGRSMKDLQEFLQSPKLRGNIGEQVLKEILGQFLPKSSFNLQYTFRSGEKVDAAIKTQAGIIPVDSKFPMENFRQMASSSDSKRSEFEKLFVRDVKKHIDNISKKYILTDEGTIDYALMYIPSEAVYYEVVNNQDLFDYAASKRVLPVSPTTFYAYIKAILMSFEGQKIEAQAREILSSLRAIKKDYDRVGENLNTLQKHLTNAFNMMGNVFSSFTQLGQKINLTQNLGGDKKGKLLEES, from the coding sequence ATGGAAAATAACATATTACTTCTTTTGATTTTAGCAGGTTTTTTGTTTTTAGCTTTTTTAATTAATAAAAAGCTCTCAGAAGTTGCTGATAAATCAAAACCGTCTGATGAACTTCTTGAATACTTGCGCACCACAAACCGAAGGCTTGATGAACAGACAAAGCATTTTAGCCAGACTTTGGGCGAATCAACCAAAGTCTTAAACGAAAGGCTTGATAATGCAGCTCGTGTTATTGCCTCGGTCCAAAGAAATATAGGTGAGATGAGTGAGATAGGAAGGAGTATGAAGGATTTGCAGGAATTCTTGCAGTCGCCAAAATTAAGGGGAAATATTGGAGAGCAGGTTTTAAAGGAAATATTGGGACAGTTTTTACCCAAGAGTTCTTTTAACTTGCAATATACTTTTAGATCAGGAGAAAAGGTTGACGCTGCAATTAAGACCCAAGCTGGAATTATTCCTGTTGATTCAAAATTTCCAATGGAAAATTTTAGACAAATGGCGTCCTCTTCTGATTCAAAAAGAAGTGAATTTGAAAAACTTTTTGTGCGCGATGTTAAAAAACATATAGACAATATCTCCAAAAAATATATTCTGACAGATGAGGGAACTATTGACTATGCCTTGATGTATATACCTTCTGAAGCTGTTTATTACGAGGTTGTTAATAATCAAGATCTTTTTGACTACGCGGCTTCAAAAAGAGTTTTGCCTGTTTCTCCTACTACTTTTTATGCCTATATCAAGGCAATTCTTATGAGTTTTGAAGGTCAGAAAATTGAAGCCCAAGCGCGGGAGATTTTATCTTCTTTAAGGGCGATTAAAAAAGATTATGATCGAGTGGGTGAAAATTTGAATACTCTTCAGAAGCACTTAACCAACGCTTTTAATATGATGGGCAATGTCTTTTCCTCCTTTACCCAGCTTGGGCAAAAGATTAACTTGACTCAAAACCTCGGTGGAGACAAAAAGGGAAAACTTCTTGAAGAAAGTTAA
- a CDS encoding Methionyl-tRNA synthetase, whose amino-acid sequence MQKKFFVTTAIDYANDVVHIGHSYQKILADSLARYHRQKKEKTFFLTGTDEHGQKVEKNAKESGKDPQAFVDEIAELDKKEWEALDISHDRFIRTTDSDHVKFAQEFYLKSKKNGDIYLGKYKGFYCEGCENFLNESDLKDGKCPFHPHLQPLEIEEENYFFRLSRYQDFLLDHIKKHPEFVWPETKRNEVIAFIKNGLKDFSVSRQDVKWGIPVPDDPKHTIYVWFDALINYLTYGASENCWPADVHILGKDNLRFHAIYWPAMLKSAGYPLPKTILAHDFISLNGQKISKSLGNVIRPSELVNQFGSDAVRYFFLKYGPLTSDVDINLDKIKEVYNSELANGLGNLVARVSRLAEIADIKIEEKEKSEFYQEVENHLDSFRVDLALEFIWQKISELDGVVNKNELWVNTKEKTNILNTLIKEIRKIAFNVKPFIPMSAKKIEKQFSGKIEKIKEPLFKRLP is encoded by the coding sequence ATGCAAAAGAAATTTTTTGTCACAACCGCTATTGATTATGCAAATGATGTTGTTCACATAGGCCATTCTTATCAAAAAATATTGGCCGACTCACTTGCCCGTTATCACCGCCAGAAAAAAGAAAAAACTTTCTTTCTGACAGGAACAGACGAACATGGCCAAAAAGTTGAAAAAAACGCAAAAGAAAGCGGCAAAGACCCCCAAGCTTTTGTTGATGAAATAGCAGAGCTTGATAAAAAGGAATGGGAAGCGCTTGATATCTCCCATGACAGATTTATAAGAACTACGGATTCTGACCACGTCAAATTTGCTCAAGAATTTTATCTTAAATCCAAAAAAAACGGCGATATTTATCTTGGAAAGTATAAGGGCTTTTATTGTGAGGGTTGCGAAAATTTTCTTAACGAATCAGATCTCAAAGACGGCAAATGCCCTTTTCATCCTCATCTTCAGCCTTTGGAGATAGAGGAAGAAAATTATTTCTTCCGCCTTTCCAGATACCAAGATTTCCTTCTTGACCATATTAAAAAACATCCAGAGTTTGTCTGGCCTGAAACAAAAAGAAATGAAGTAATTGCTTTTATCAAAAATGGTCTAAAAGACTTTTCTGTCTCAAGGCAAGATGTTAAATGGGGTATTCCTGTGCCCGATGATCCAAAGCATACAATTTATGTCTGGTTTGACGCTCTTATCAACTACCTAACTTATGGTGCTAGCGAAAATTGTTGGCCGGCGGACGTTCATATCTTAGGGAAAGACAACTTAAGGTTTCATGCCATTTATTGGCCGGCGATGCTTAAAAGCGCAGGATATCCTCTTCCAAAGACAATACTCGCTCACGACTTTATTTCATTAAATGGCCAAAAAATCTCAAAATCTCTTGGAAATGTTATCAGACCATCAGAACTGGTAAACCAGTTTGGTAGTGATGCTGTGCGTTATTTCTTCCTAAAATATGGACCGCTAACAAGCGATGTAGATATTAATTTAGACAAAATCAAAGAAGTTTATAATAGTGAACTAGCTAATGGTCTTGGTAATTTGGTTGCAAGAGTCAGTCGTTTGGCAGAAATAGCTGACATCAAAATAGAGGAAAAAGAAAAATCAGAATTTTACCAAGAAGTAGAAAATCATCTTGATTCGTTTAGAGTTGACCTTGCTTTGGAATTTATCTGGCAAAAGATCTCGGAGCTTGACGGCGTCGTCAACAAAAACGAGCTTTGGGTGAATACAAAAGAGAAAACTAATATTCTTAACACTCTAATCAAAGAAATTAGAAAAATTGCTTTTAATGTTAAGCCATTTATTCCGATGTCAGCCAAAAAAATAGAAAAACAATTTTCGGGCAAAATAGAAAAAATAAAAGAGCCTCTCTTTAAAAGATTACCCTAA
- a CDS encoding ATP-dependent DNA helicase UvrD/PcrA has protein sequence MANKRLNPEQLAAIKHDKGPLLIIAGAGTGKTTVIVEKIKYLIQKGFAKPSEILALTFTEKAASEMESRVEEALPYGYLEMWISTFHSFCDRVLKEEALNIGLDSRYRLLTEAESVQLLRDNLFKLELDYFRPLGNPTKFLESLLKHFSRLQDEDVSPKEYQDWVETKLKTKGLKEEEKIEISKWKELSSAYYAYDEIKTTGSLMDFGDLIVKTLKLFRERQNILKKYQKRFKYILVDEFQDTNFAQNQLVKLIAGKNGNLTVVGDDDQSIYRFRGAAVSNIIQFKKDFPKAKVVVLTKNYRSTQQILDKAYVLIQNNNPDRLEAVEKIDKRLIAVNKKKGEEVSFIKTKKAEDEAEKVTQEISRLVKEEGYSYSDIAILVRANNHADSFIRALSRHGLPYQFLGPGKLFRQPEVIDLISYLKVLDDVSDSVSFYRLLTLDHFDISGRDLALIGSFTKKKNLSLFEACEKIDEIGISLETKEKIKKILEIIKRHFGLLSKDTAGQILYYFLEDTGLLTKLVSPDTPDAQSKAANIAKFFEKIKNYETNHQDASVRSVVNWLDLSSELGESPLATGIDWSEGNAVNILTVHSAKGLEFPVVFLVNLVVERFPSRERSETIPIPDELIKEILPRGDYHLEEERRLFYVGMTRAKERLYLTAASFYGDAKRERRLSPFVIETLGSEAARVKKDEEEKQLSLLDYAPLVDSALPQKEKLFIDYLSYSQIESFRTCPLHYKLKYILKVPTPPSASQSFGTSIHLALRDFYRLSMKSSFAFQDKKKLIEMVLDLFEKNWIQEGYMSKSHENKFFEKGKRYLEEYILKQFDPKVKTVLTEESFVIPLNTNYKERPLKIGGRIDRVDILDDGRIEIVDYKTGANVPTQKQIDKDLQMSFYALAATTLREVPFGKKPEEVVLTFYYFEDGKKISTVRSAKQLEEVKNEIFKIRDEIENSDFECSGSFLCKNCEFKVFCSPKV, from the coding sequence ATGGCAAATAAAAGATTGAACCCTGAGCAGTTAGCAGCAATTAAGCACGATAAAGGACCGCTTTTGATTATTGCTGGCGCGGGAACTGGCAAGACTACTGTGATCGTTGAAAAAATAAAATATCTTATTCAAAAGGGTTTTGCCAAGCCTTCTGAAATTTTAGCCTTAACCTTTACTGAAAAAGCGGCTTCTGAAATGGAATCAAGAGTTGAAGAAGCCTTGCCTTATGGTTATCTTGAGATGTGGATTTCAACATTTCATTCTTTTTGTGATCGAGTTTTGAAAGAAGAAGCTTTGAATATCGGTCTTGATAGCCGCTATCGTCTTTTGACTGAAGCGGAGTCTGTCCAGCTTTTAAGAGATAATCTTTTTAAGCTTGAACTTGATTATTTTCGTCCACTCGGTAACCCCACCAAATTTTTGGAAAGTTTATTAAAACATTTTTCTCGCCTTCAGGATGAGGATGTCTCTCCTAAGGAGTATCAAGATTGGGTTGAAACAAAACTTAAGACTAAAGGTTTAAAAGAAGAGGAAAAGATAGAAATTTCAAAATGGAAAGAGCTTTCTTCCGCTTATTATGCCTATGATGAGATTAAGACTACTGGTAGTTTGATGGATTTTGGTGATTTGATTGTTAAAACATTGAAGCTTTTTCGCGAAAGGCAAAATATTCTGAAAAAATATCAAAAGCGTTTTAAATATATTTTAGTTGATGAGTTTCAGGATACTAATTTTGCCCAAAACCAATTGGTAAAGCTTATTGCAGGCAAAAATGGAAATTTAACGGTAGTAGGTGATGATGATCAGAGTATTTATCGCTTTAGAGGGGCGGCGGTTAGTAATATCATTCAGTTTAAAAAAGATTTTCCCAAAGCAAAGGTTGTAGTTTTGACCAAAAACTATCGTTCTACTCAACAAATTTTGGATAAGGCTTATGTTTTAATTCAGAATAATAACCCTGACAGGCTTGAAGCTGTAGAGAAAATTGACAAAAGACTGATAGCTGTTAACAAGAAAAAAGGTGAAGAAGTTTCTTTCATTAAGACTAAGAAAGCGGAGGATGAGGCAGAAAAAGTGACACAAGAAATATCAAGGCTTGTCAAGGAAGAAGGCTATTCTTATTCTGATATCGCAATTTTAGTGCGTGCCAATAATCATGCTGATTCTTTTATCCGCGCTCTTTCCCGACATGGTTTGCCTTACCAATTTTTAGGACCAGGGAAGCTTTTCAGGCAGCCTGAAGTTATTGATTTAATTTCTTATCTTAAAGTTCTTGATGACGTGTCAGATTCTGTTTCTTTTTACCGACTTTTAACTCTTGATCATTTTGACATTTCAGGAAGAGATCTTGCCTTAATTGGAAGTTTTACTAAAAAGAAGAACCTTTCTTTGTTTGAGGCTTGTGAAAAAATTGATGAGATAGGTATATCACTTGAAACAAAAGAAAAAATTAAGAAAATACTTGAGATTATCAAAAGACACTTTGGTCTTTTAAGTAAAGATACGGCAGGACAAATTCTTTATTATTTTCTTGAGGACACAGGTCTTTTAACAAAACTTGTTTCTCCTGATACTCCAGATGCCCAAAGTAAGGCAGCAAATATTGCCAAGTTTTTTGAAAAAATCAAAAATTATGAAACCAATCACCAAGATGCAAGTGTCAGGTCAGTTGTTAACTGGCTTGACCTGTCAAGCGAATTAGGGGAGTCGCCTCTTGCGACAGGAATTGATTGGTCCGAGGGGAATGCCGTTAACATCTTAACGGTTCACTCAGCCAAAGGTCTTGAGTTTCCGGTTGTTTTCTTGGTTAATTTGGTAGTTGAGCGTTTCCCCTCTCGTGAGAGAAGCGAGACAATCCCCATCCCTGATGAATTGATAAAAGAGATTTTGCCTAGAGGAGATTATCACCTGGAGGAGGAAAGGCGGCTTTTTTATGTGGGGATGACTCGAGCTAAAGAAAGGCTTTACTTAACAGCTGCCAGTTTTTATGGCGATGCAAAAAGAGAAAGGAGACTTTCGCCTTTTGTAATAGAAACTTTGGGGAGTGAGGCTGCCAGGGTTAAAAAAGATGAAGAAGAAAAGCAGTTAAGTCTGCTTGATTATGCGCCTTTAGTTGATTCAGCCTTGCCTCAAAAAGAGAAACTTTTTATAGATTATCTTTCTTATTCTCAGATTGAGTCTTTTAGGACTTGCCCCCTTCACTATAAGTTGAAATATATTTTAAAGGTTCCAACTCCTCCTTCTGCGTCTCAAAGTTTTGGTACTTCTATTCACCTTGCATTGCGGGATTTTTACCGGCTTTCAATGAAAAGCTCATTTGCTTTTCAAGATAAGAAAAAGCTTATAGAAATGGTGCTTGATCTTTTTGAGAAAAATTGGATTCAAGAAGGTTATATGTCAAAGTCACATGAGAATAAATTTTTTGAAAAAGGTAAAAGGTACTTGGAAGAGTATATCTTGAAACAATTTGACCCTAAAGTAAAAACTGTTTTGACCGAGGAATCTTTTGTTATACCGCTTAACACTAATTATAAAGAAAGACCTCTTAAAATAGGAGGAAGAATTGATAGAGTTGATATTTTGGATGATGGTAGAATTGAGATTGTTGATTACAAAACTGGTGCGAATGTGCCAACTCAAAAGCAAATTGATAAAGATTTACAGATGTCTTTTTACGCACTTGCTGCAACCACCCTTCGTGAAGTTCCATTTGGCAAAAAACCTGAAGAAGTTGTTTTAACTTTCTATTATTTTGAGGATGGCAAAAAGATAAGTACAGTCAGAAGTGCAAAGCAGCTTGAAGAGGTGAAAAATGAAATCTTTAAAATTAGAGATGAGATTGAGAACTCAGATTTTGAGTGTTCCGGAAGCTTTCTTTGCAAAAATTGCGAATTTAAAGTTTTTTGCTCACCAAAAGTTTAA